The Petrotoga mobilis SJ95 genomic sequence GGTGCTGAAGATAAAGCAAATGAATTAGGGGTAGAACTGTTGGTAGTTGATGCCCGAGACGATCCAGCAAAACAACTAAACGACATAGAAGATCTGATATTACAGAGAGTCGACATGATTTTAGTAAATCCCACGGACAGCGACGCTATTGTATCAGCTATTGAAGAAGCAAACGATGCTAAAATCCCAGTAATAACTGTTGATAGAAGTGCCAATGGTGGAAAAGTTTTGCTCCATATAGCTTCAGACAACGTTGCTGGAGGAATGATGGCAGGTAGTTTTATTGCTGAACAATTAGGAGGAGAAGGAAAGGTTATAGAATTGGTCGGAGTTCCTGGAACTTCTTCTGCAAGAGAAAGAGGTCAAGGTTTCAACGAAGAAATATCGAAATATCCTGGTATTGAAGTAGTAGCCAGACAAACAGCAAACTACAACAGGGCTGAAGGGCTAACCGTTATGGAAAACCTACTTCAGGCCTATCCTGATGTAGACGCCGTTTTTGCTCATAACGATGAAATGGCTTTAGGTGCATTGGAAGCAATAAAGGCTGCTGGGAAATTACAAGATATAATCGTTGTTGGGTTTGATGCCACTCCCGATGCATTAGCTTCTGTTGAAAGTGGTGAACTTAGTGCAACAATAGCTCAACAACCTTACACAATGGGGGAACTGGCAGTTGAAAAAGCTTATGAATATTTGACCACAGAGACAATTTACTTCCCCGTTCCACTTCAATTGGTAACAAAATAACTTAAAAAGGGGCTTTATGCCCCTTTTACTGAAACTATCCAAAGGAGAGATAACCTCATGATCGCTGTAATTGGTAGCAGTAACATGGATATTGTATTCAACGTTGAACATTTTACACTTCCTGGAGAAACCCAAAAAGCCCTTTCCTTGGACTTTTATTTTGGGGGCAAAGGGGCAAATCAAGCAGTTGCAGCCGCTAAGTTATCTGAAAAGCCTGTTTACTTTTGTAGCTGCCTAGGTGATGACGAATATGGGAATCAAATTTCTCAAAACTTTAAAAAGTATAAAATAGAAGGTTATTACGTGCAAAAGAATGAAAAAACAGGTAGGGCTTATATAGAGGTTGATAAAAATGGCGAAAATAGAATAATTATCTTCTCGGGTGCCAACGATAATGTGGACAAAGAGAAAATAGATAAGTTTTTTGATCAATATGGTGATGAAATAGATATTTGTTTATTGCAGAATGAAATTCCCATGCAAAGCGTTGAGTACGCTATTTCTAAGTTAAAAGAAAAAAGGATAACTATTATTTACGATCCTGCCCCTGTTGGAAATACAAAGATAGAAAGTTTAAACGGTATAGATTTTTTAACTCCCAATATTAAAGAGTTTATGTTCCTTTGTGAAAAAGAAAAGATAGATTTCGACGAAAACAACCTCGACAAATCAATGCTTGAATTTAAAAGAATTAGCAAGGTAAAAAATTTGATTGTAAAGATGGGAGATAAAGGCGTTATATACATTGATGAAGATGAAAACTTAGCGAAAATTGAACCTCTAAAAATAAAAGCTGTTGATAGTACCGGTGCAGGAGACATCTTTAATGGAGCATTTGCCGTAGCTTTTTCAGAAACAAAAGATTTAAAGAAAAGCCTTAACTTTGCCAATACCGCCGCCGCAATTTCTGTTGAAAGAAAAGGAGCTCAGTCTTCAATCCCTAAAAAGGAAGAAGTATTAAAACGCTTTTTATGAATTATTACTGTACAATTGATGCAAAACACCGTTTTTCCTCAAAGGAACGAATAATTTAAACATGAAAATTAGTGCGAGCGTATAAAACACTGAACTAATTAAGAACAAGTAAGTATAACCACTTGGTAATACACTTACGATTCCAAATATAAATGCAGCCAAAGACCTTGTCAAAAAATTGGCGGCGTTTCTAAGGCTATATATCGATGTGACTCTATTCTTTGGTAGAGCACTCAAAACAGAGGATGTTTCCACAGGGTTGGTCATATTTGTGAAAGTAAATCTTAGTGCATAAATAACAACAAAAACAAAAGGATTTCGGATGAAACCTAAACATATAATCAACGGAATAACTATACCATTTAAAATGAATGTATATTTAAAAGGACCAAATCTTTTACCAAGTACTGGTGAAAGGGCAGAGCCAGCAGCCGCCCCAAATTGTGCAATTGACAGAGATATACCTATCAAGGAAGGAGACATGTTGAAGAGGTCTTTGTATATAATATTCCCAAAATTGACAAACAATCCCGCTCCAAAAGATATTGCTGCCGTTCTTAAAAGATAGTACTTTAAAATGTATTTTTCTTCTTTGTTGTATTGGGAAAAGTCTAAAACTTTTTGAAGGGTGACTCTTTTATCTCTAACGCTTTCGGGTAATTTTCTTAATAATATGGGTGATATGGCATAACATATCCCTGTTATGTAAAGAGTCAACCCTAAACCCAGATATTCTCCCATAAAACCACCTACGAAATTCCCTAAAACACCGCTAGCCATAAAAATAGCAAAATTGTATCCAAAAGCAGCTCCTCGAGTTGAACTATCGGTAACATCCATCAGATAAGAATCCAAAAGTAATCTCCTAGAGGTCATGAATCCACCATTTAAAAATCCAAGGATTAATAAAATATTTTTATAGGGAAACGTACTTCTGATCAATAATAGAATGCCAAAACTTATTGAAGATATAATTATCATTTTTTTCTTTCCGATTCTATCCCCCAGGATCCCTATTAAGATCCCTAGGATGGCAGCACCCAACATCTCAAAAGAGGTCATTCGACCAATGAACTGATTTGTATAACCTAAATCTCTTAAAAATAAATTAAAAACAACCCTATAAATTGCCCAAAAAGAGCTACTTATGGACGAAAAAATAAGCAGATTAATAACCTTTTGCGTCAGTTTACTCACCTCAATATAGTTAGCTTATCTAACTATATTGTACCACCATTTTTTAGAATCTTTTTGGAATTTACATTAAATTTCTTTTAAAAGCAAGATATGTTACTATCCGCTCTTGGTTCGGTGCCCCCTATCAGTACACCATCGTCCGTTCTATATATGAATTGTCCCCTTCCAAAATTAGAGGAATTTAATGAAACCTCTATTTGATGACCTTTATCTACTAAAGACTCTAGAATATACGTCGGAAATTCTTTTTCTACCATAATTTCCTTTCCCTTTACCCATTGCCATCTTGGAGCATCTAAAGCTGCCTGAGGATTCAAATGAAAATCAATAAAATTATTAAGAAATTGTAGATGACCTTGTGGTTGCATGTACCCTCCCATAACTCCAAAAGGCCCTATCGCTTTGTTCTCTTTGGTTATAAATCCAGGTATAATGGTATGGTATGGCCTTTTTAGTGGTTTTAAACAGTTGTGATCTTCTTCATTCAAAGAAAAACTTGTTCCTCGGTTTTGAAGGCTTATACCAGTATTTGGAACTACTATTCCAGAACCAAATCCCATATAGTTACTTTGAATGAAAGAAACCATATTTCCGTCTTTATCCGCGGTTGCAAAGTAAACCGTTCCTCCGGAATATGGATCTCCAGCCTCTGGTAATAGTGCATATTCACCTATAAGATTTCTTCGCTTTTTTGCATATTCTTCTGATAAAAGCGATTCTACTGATACTTTCATCTCTTCTATATCAGTAATATATTTCAATCCATCGCTAAAAGCTAACTTTAAGGCTTCTATTTGCTTGTGGTAACTTTCTGGATCTTCTTTACATCTCATTTCAAAGCCTTTTAGTATGTTCAAAGCCATCAAAACAATTATACCTTGTCCATTTGGTGGTAATTCCCATACGTCAAATCCTCTGTAATTTACACTAAGTGGTTCTACCCATATAGGTTCAAAACTTTCTAAATCTTCTTGGCAAAAGTAGCCTCCCGTCTTTTTTGAAAATGTAACCATCCTTTGTGCCAACTCTCCAGAATAAAAACTTTTTGCCTTTGTCTCAGCAATTAATTTTAGAGTCTTTGCGTGATAAGTTGATTCCCAAATTTCTCCAACATCAGGTGCCTTCCCATTCGGGGCAAATACTTCAAACCATGTTTTAAAAATTTCTCCCTTCAACTCTTTTTTATACCTTTTAAAAGCACTCTGCCATGATTTTGCTGTCACAGGCGAAACGGGGAAACCTTCACTTGCATATTTTATGGATGGTTCTAATAAATCTTCAAAAGGAAGGACACCAAATCTATCAGACAAAGTTGCCCAAGCAGCCGGAGCACCTGGAACAGTTACTGATTCCCAACCAAACTGAGGTATTTTTTCAAACCCTTTTTCTTTCATTAGTTCCAAGGTGAGATTTTTTGGAGCGTATCCGCTGGAATTCAATCCATATAGTTTACCGTCTTTGTAAAGTATAGCGAAGGCATCGCTACCTATACCGTTGGAAGTAGGTTCCAAGACGGTCAAGCCTGCTGCCACTGCAACAGCCGCATCGAAGGCATTACCACCTTTTTTTAAAATATCTATACCTATCTCAGAAGCTAATGGGTTTGTTGTTGTTACCATTCCGTTTTTCGCATAAATGGGGATCCTTCTTGATGGATAAGCAAATTTTAATGGATCAAACATCTGAACTACCCCTTTCTTTTAATCTAATTTTAAGGAACGTAGTCTATTATACCATTGAAAGCAAACAAATTAAAGGGGCGTAGATACAGATTTTTTATGACGATATAACGGGTTAATTTCAGGAGGTGAAGTAATTATGATAAAAGCTACGAAATTCACTAGCATTCTATTAATTTTTCTATTGTTTATATTTTCGTCTTTCGCAAGTAATACGTCTTACAATCGATTCACAGATTTGGATAATTTATCTTTAGTTTCTTCTATTCACGGTAATCTCAATTTAATGGAATTGATTGGCGAGTCAGAAATGGATCAAAATGAGAAATCAACGATTACTGTAGGGGTCTATCATTTAGCTTCTACTGATGATTACACAATGAAAATTAAAGAGTTAACTGATCTCAACTATCACCAAGACTATAATTCAGCTTTTAATGCAATGGCAAGTACATCACACAACCGATCTAAAAGTCATTCTGACAAATTTATCAAATCAGATCCAAACGTCAAAAACAAAAATTATAAAAACGATTACTCTTATAAAAACGATTTAACAAACAAGTTTGTTCAAAAAAACAGTAGGTTAGATTACATAGTTTCTCTTAATCTTTTAAAACAAAGTACACCGGATTTCATCGAAATTCAACAAAATGTATTTATTTTTTCTTAGAGATATAAAATAAATGTGATACAATAAGCACTAAAGATTAGTGGGGTTTTTTTATCATAGTTTCTATAAAATCTCAGAGAGGAGGGAAAAAAGATGAAAAAGGTTTTTGCAACGTTGTTGGTAGGTATGTTGGCTGTTTTTAGCTTCGCTGCATTTGAAGTCACAGGTGGTTATGTGAATGCATCGTTAGCGGCTAGTGACACAGATGTTGCAACATCTGTAATGATGCATGGTGTTAGTGTTGGCGCAAACTATCTGTACGATGAATTAGGTGTAGAAGGTGGAGCGTTGTTAGTCGGCGGTTCTTTTGATTATTATTTTCCAGCAGAGTTTCTTGATGAGACTCCTGATGCTACCGAGTTGTCTCAAATGAGTTTAGGTGTCAACGCTGGTTACAGACAAAGTTTAAACACTTTCTTCCCAGACTTACCATTTGGAATGTATGTACAAGGCTTGTTTAACTATTCATTGGGATTAGGAGATGCTAAGGTTGTAGCAAGCAGTTTAGGTTTCGGTGGTGGAGCTGGAGCAAACTTCGTAGTTCAAAACCTCAATATGAATGTAGGTGCAGATGTCTTATTTGAAAAACCAACAGTAGCTGAGGATTATGACGAAGTTTATAAGAGTGAGTTCCAGTTGAGACCAAAATTCAAAATTTACGCAGGCGTACAATTCTAATTTAAAAGTAAACAAAATAACTTAAAAACCTCCGCAACGGAGGTTTTTTATGTGTGCCCAGTATATGGAATAGTAAGATTATTTCACACTAGTGCACTTTTACAATCCTAGTATGTGTATTTATAAATTTTAATAAAAACGCCGTGAAATAAAATGCAAAAAATACAATAAAGTATTCCTTTCTCTATGATAATATATTATAATAATAATAAAATCTTTACTGAAAAGACATTTGATATATTGAACGTAAGCAATGTATCAGAATAAAACAATTTTTAATATTTGTTTAATATTTAATCGTTAAGATAATGCTATAATGGACCTTGAAAAACACAACTGGGGGTTTGACTCGAAAATGCAAAAAGCAGCGATCCACTTATTAGATATATCGCTCATAT encodes the following:
- a CDS encoding gamma-glutamyltransferase family protein; amino-acid sequence: MFDPLKFAYPSRRIPIYAKNGMVTTTNPLASEIGIDILKKGGNAFDAAVAVAAGLTVLEPTSNGIGSDAFAILYKDGKLYGLNSSGYAPKNLTLELMKEKGFEKIPQFGWESVTVPGAPAAWATLSDRFGVLPFEDLLEPSIKYASEGFPVSPVTAKSWQSAFKRYKKELKGEIFKTWFEVFAPNGKAPDVGEIWESTYHAKTLKLIAETKAKSFYSGELAQRMVTFSKKTGGYFCQEDLESFEPIWVEPLSVNYRGFDVWELPPNGQGIIVLMALNILKGFEMRCKEDPESYHKQIEALKLAFSDGLKYITDIEEMKVSVESLLSEEYAKKRRNLIGEYALLPEAGDPYSGGTVYFATADKDGNMVSFIQSNYMGFGSGIVVPNTGISLQNRGTSFSLNEEDHNCLKPLKRPYHTIIPGFITKENKAIGPFGVMGGYMQPQGHLQFLNNFIDFHLNPQAALDAPRWQWVKGKEIMVEKEFPTYILESLVDKGHQIEVSLNSSNFGRGQFIYRTDDGVLIGGTEPRADSNISCF
- the rbsB gene encoding ribose ABC transporter substrate-binding protein RbsB, producing the protein MRKVLVFVLLVLFVSTFSFGVKIGLSVSTLNNPFFVDLANGAEDKANELGVELLVVDARDDPAKQLNDIEDLILQRVDMILVNPTDSDAIVSAIEEANDAKIPVITVDRSANGGKVLLHIASDNVAGGMMAGSFIAEQLGGEGKVIELVGVPGTSSARERGQGFNEEISKYPGIEVVARQTANYNRAEGLTVMENLLQAYPDVDAVFAHNDEMALGALEAIKAAGKLQDIIVVGFDATPDALASVESGELSATIAQQPYTMGELAVEKAYEYLTTETIYFPVPLQLVTK
- the rbsK gene encoding ribokinase, yielding MIAVIGSSNMDIVFNVEHFTLPGETQKALSLDFYFGGKGANQAVAAAKLSEKPVYFCSCLGDDEYGNQISQNFKKYKIEGYYVQKNEKTGRAYIEVDKNGENRIIIFSGANDNVDKEKIDKFFDQYGDEIDICLLQNEIPMQSVEYAISKLKEKRITIIYDPAPVGNTKIESLNGIDFLTPNIKEFMFLCEKEKIDFDENNLDKSMLEFKRISKVKNLIVKMGDKGVIYIDEDENLAKIEPLKIKAVDSTGAGDIFNGAFAVAFSETKDLKKSLNFANTAAAISVERKGAQSSIPKKEEVLKRFL
- a CDS encoding outer membrane beta-barrel protein, yielding MKKVFATLLVGMLAVFSFAAFEVTGGYVNASLAASDTDVATSVMMHGVSVGANYLYDELGVEGGALLVGGSFDYYFPAEFLDETPDATELSQMSLGVNAGYRQSLNTFFPDLPFGMYVQGLFNYSLGLGDAKVVASSLGFGGGAGANFVVQNLNMNVGADVLFEKPTVAEDYDEVYKSEFQLRPKFKIYAGVQF
- a CDS encoding MFS transporter → MSKLTQKVINLLIFSSISSSFWAIYRVVFNLFLRDLGYTNQFIGRMTSFEMLGAAILGILIGILGDRIGKKKMIIISSISFGILLLIRSTFPYKNILLILGFLNGGFMTSRRLLLDSYLMDVTDSSTRGAAFGYNFAIFMASGVLGNFVGGFMGEYLGLGLTLYITGICYAISPILLRKLPESVRDKRVTLQKVLDFSQYNKEEKYILKYYLLRTAAISFGAGLFVNFGNIIYKDLFNMSPSLIGISLSIAQFGAAAGSALSPVLGKRFGPFKYTFILNGIVIPLIICLGFIRNPFVFVVIYALRFTFTNMTNPVETSSVLSALPKNRVTSIYSLRNAANFLTRSLAAFIFGIVSVLPSGYTYLFLISSVFYTLALIFMFKLFVPLRKNGVLHQLYSNNS